The following proteins come from a genomic window of Macaca fascicularis isolate 582-1 chromosome 8, T2T-MFA8v1.1:
- the TACC1 gene encoding transforming acidic coiled-coil-containing protein 1 isoform X16 yields MTEGSMGVTLEPSTEANLKAGNSCPEPVPSRRSKLRKPKPVPLRKKAIGGEFSDTDAAAEGTPLPKASYHFSPEELDENTSPSSLGGAMFQKSPPDLKETPGTLSSDTNDSGVELGEESRSLPLKLEFDFTEDMGNIEARKALPRKLGRKPGSKLIPKMQKDGISKSAGLEQPTDPVARDGPLSQTSSKLDPSQWENASFNPFGSHSILQNSPSLSSEGSYHFYPDNFDESVDPFKPTTTLTSSDFCSPTGNHVNEILESPKKAKSRLITSGCKVKKHETQSLALDACSQDEGAVISQISDISNRDGHATDEEKLASTSCGQKSAGAEVKGEPEEDLEYFECSNVPVSTINHAFSSSEAGIEKETCQKMEEDGSTVLGLLESSAEKAVVSVSCGGESPLDGICLSESDKTAVLTLIREEIITKEIEANEWKKKYEETRQEVLEMRKIVAEYEKTIAQMIEDEQRTSMTSQKSFQQLTMEKEQALADLNSVERSLSDLFRRYENLKGVLEGFKKNEEALKKCAQDYLARVKQEEQRYQALKIHAEEKLDKANEEIAQVRTKAKAESAALHAGLRKEQMKVESLERALQQKNQEIEELTKICDELIAKLGKAD; encoded by the exons ATGACGGAAGGCAGCATGGGGGTCACCCTTGAGCCCTCCACAGAAGCCAATCTAAAAGCTGGCAACTCCTGTCCAGAGCCTGTGCCCAGCAGAAGAAGCAAGCTGAGAAAGCCCAAGCCTGTCCCCCTGAGGAAGAAAGCAATTGGAGGAGAGTTCTCAGACACCGACGCTGCTGCGGAGGGTACACCTCTCCCCAAAGCATCCTACCACTTCAGTCCTGAAGAGCTGGATGAGAACACAAGTCCTTCTTCGCTTGGAGGTGCCATGTTCCAGAAGTCTCCCCCTGACCTTAAAGAAACTCCCGGCACTCTCAGTAGTGACACAAACGACTCAGGGGTTGAGCTGGGGGAGGAGTCCAGGAGCTTACCTCTCAAGCTTGAgtttgatttcacagaagataTGGGAAACATAGAGGCCAGGAAAGCCCTTCCAAGGAAGCTTGGCAGGAAACCGGGTAGCAAACTGATTCCCAAGATGCAAAAAGATGGCATCAGTAAGTCAGCAGGTTTAGAACAGCCTACAGACCCAGTGGCACGTGACGGGCCTCTCTCCCAAACATCTTCCAAGCTAGATCCTAGTCAGTGGGAAAACGCCAGCTTCAACCCCTTTGGGAGCCACTCTATTCTGCAGAACTCCCCATCCCTTTCTTCTGAGGGTTCCTACCACTTTTACCCAGATAACTTTGACGAATCTGTGGATCCCTTTAAACCAACTACGACCTTAACAAGCAGTGACTTTTGTTCTCCCACTGGTAATCATGTTAATGAAATCTTAGAATCACCCAAGAAGGCAAAGTCGCGTTTAATAAC GAGTGGCTGTAAGGTGAAGAAGCATGAAACTCAGTCTCTCGCTTTGGATGCATGTTCCCAG GATGAAGGAGCAGTGATCTCCCAGATTTCAGACATTTCTAATAGGGATGGCCATGCTACCGATGAGGAGAAACTGGCATCCACGTCATGTGGTCAGAAATCAGCTGGGGCCGAGGTGAAAGGTGAGCCAGAGGAAGACCTGGAGTACTTTGAATGTTCCAATGTTCCCGTGTCTACCATAAATCATGCGTTTTCATCCTCAGAAGCAG GCATAGAGAAGGAGACGTGCCAGAAGATGGAAGAAGACGGGTCCACTGTGCTT GGGCTGCTGGAGTCCTCTGCAGAGAAGGCTGTTGTGTCAGTGTCCTGTGGAGGTGAGAGCCCCCTGGATGGGATCTGCCTCAGCGAATCAGACAAGACAGCCGTGCTCACCTTAATAAGAGAAGAG ATAATCACTAAAGAGATTGAAGCAAATGAATGGAAGAAGAAATATGAAGAGACCCGGCAAGAAGTTTTGGAGATGAG gaAAATTGTAGCTGAATATGAAAAGACTATTGCTCAAATGATTG AAGATGAACAAAGGACAAGTATGACCTCTCAGAAAAGCTTCCAGCAACTGACCATGGAGAAGGAACAGGCCCTGGCCGACCTTAACTCTGTGGAAAGGTCCCTTTCTGATCTCTTCAGGAGATATGAGAACCTGAAAGGTGTTCTGGAAGGGTTCAAGAAG AATGAAGAAGCCTTGAAGAAATGTGCTCAGGATTACTTAGCCAGAGTTAAACAAGAGGAGCAGCGATACCAGGCCCTGAAAATCCACGCAGAAGAAAAACTGGACAA AGCCAATGAGGAGATTGCGCAGGTTCGAACAAAGGCAAAGGCTGAGAGTGCAGCTCTCCATGCTGGACTCCGGAAAGAGCAGATGAAGGTGGAGTCCCTGGAAAGGGCCCTACAGCAGAAG AACCAAGAAATTGAAGAACTGACAAAAATCTGTGATGAGCTGATTGCAAAGCTGGGAAAGGCTGACTGA
- the TACC1 gene encoding transforming acidic coiled-coil-containing protein 1 isoform X14 has product MTEGSMGVTLEPSTEANLKAGNSCPEPVPSRRSKLRKPKPVPLRKKAIGGEFSDTDAAAEGTPLPKASYHFSPEELDENTSPSSLGGAMFQKSPPDLKETPGTLSSDTNDSGVELGEESRSLPLKLEFDFTEDMGNIEARKALPRKLGRKPGSKLIPKMQKDGISKSAGLEQPTDPVARDGPLSQTSSKLDPSQWENASFNPFGSHSILQNSPSLSSEGSYHFYPDNFDESVDPFKPTTTLTSSDFCSPTGNHVNEILESPKKAKSRLITTTEQVKFLCFLLSGCKVKKHETQSLALDACSQDEGAVISQISDISNRDGHATDEEKLASTSCGQKSAGAEVKGEPEEDLEYFECSNVPVSTINHAFSSSEAGIEKETCQKMEEDGSTVLGLLESSAEKAVVSVSCGGESPLDGICLSESDKTAVLTLIREEIITKEIEANEWKKKYEETRQEVLEMRKIVAEYEKTIAQMIEDEQRTSMTSQKSFQQLTMEKEQALADLNSVERSLSDLFRRYENLKGVLEGFKKNEEALKKCAQDYLARVKQEEQRYQALKIHAEEKLDKANEEIAQVRTKAKAESAALHAGLRKEQMKVESLERALQQKNQEIEELTKICDELIAKLGKAD; this is encoded by the exons ATGACGGAAGGCAGCATGGGGGTCACCCTTGAGCCCTCCACAGAAGCCAATCTAAAAGCTGGCAACTCCTGTCCAGAGCCTGTGCCCAGCAGAAGAAGCAAGCTGAGAAAGCCCAAGCCTGTCCCCCTGAGGAAGAAAGCAATTGGAGGAGAGTTCTCAGACACCGACGCTGCTGCGGAGGGTACACCTCTCCCCAAAGCATCCTACCACTTCAGTCCTGAAGAGCTGGATGAGAACACAAGTCCTTCTTCGCTTGGAGGTGCCATGTTCCAGAAGTCTCCCCCTGACCTTAAAGAAACTCCCGGCACTCTCAGTAGTGACACAAACGACTCAGGGGTTGAGCTGGGGGAGGAGTCCAGGAGCTTACCTCTCAAGCTTGAgtttgatttcacagaagataTGGGAAACATAGAGGCCAGGAAAGCCCTTCCAAGGAAGCTTGGCAGGAAACCGGGTAGCAAACTGATTCCCAAGATGCAAAAAGATGGCATCAGTAAGTCAGCAGGTTTAGAACAGCCTACAGACCCAGTGGCACGTGACGGGCCTCTCTCCCAAACATCTTCCAAGCTAGATCCTAGTCAGTGGGAAAACGCCAGCTTCAACCCCTTTGGGAGCCACTCTATTCTGCAGAACTCCCCATCCCTTTCTTCTGAGGGTTCCTACCACTTTTACCCAGATAACTTTGACGAATCTGTGGATCCCTTTAAACCAACTACGACCTTAACAAGCAGTGACTTTTGTTCTCCCACTGGTAATCATGTTAATGAAATCTTAGAATCACCCAAGAAGGCAAAGTCGCGTTTAATAAC GACTACTGAACAAGTgaaatttctctgttttctgtt GAGTGGCTGTAAGGTGAAGAAGCATGAAACTCAGTCTCTCGCTTTGGATGCATGTTCCCAG GATGAAGGAGCAGTGATCTCCCAGATTTCAGACATTTCTAATAGGGATGGCCATGCTACCGATGAGGAGAAACTGGCATCCACGTCATGTGGTCAGAAATCAGCTGGGGCCGAGGTGAAAGGTGAGCCAGAGGAAGACCTGGAGTACTTTGAATGTTCCAATGTTCCCGTGTCTACCATAAATCATGCGTTTTCATCCTCAGAAGCAG GCATAGAGAAGGAGACGTGCCAGAAGATGGAAGAAGACGGGTCCACTGTGCTT GGGCTGCTGGAGTCCTCTGCAGAGAAGGCTGTTGTGTCAGTGTCCTGTGGAGGTGAGAGCCCCCTGGATGGGATCTGCCTCAGCGAATCAGACAAGACAGCCGTGCTCACCTTAATAAGAGAAGAG ATAATCACTAAAGAGATTGAAGCAAATGAATGGAAGAAGAAATATGAAGAGACCCGGCAAGAAGTTTTGGAGATGAG gaAAATTGTAGCTGAATATGAAAAGACTATTGCTCAAATGATTG AAGATGAACAAAGGACAAGTATGACCTCTCAGAAAAGCTTCCAGCAACTGACCATGGAGAAGGAACAGGCCCTGGCCGACCTTAACTCTGTGGAAAGGTCCCTTTCTGATCTCTTCAGGAGATATGAGAACCTGAAAGGTGTTCTGGAAGGGTTCAAGAAG AATGAAGAAGCCTTGAAGAAATGTGCTCAGGATTACTTAGCCAGAGTTAAACAAGAGGAGCAGCGATACCAGGCCCTGAAAATCCACGCAGAAGAAAAACTGGACAA AGCCAATGAGGAGATTGCGCAGGTTCGAACAAAGGCAAAGGCTGAGAGTGCAGCTCTCCATGCTGGACTCCGGAAAGAGCAGATGAAGGTGGAGTCCCTGGAAAGGGCCCTACAGCAGAAG AACCAAGAAATTGAAGAACTGACAAAAATCTGTGATGAGCTGATTGCAAAGCTGGGAAAGGCTGACTGA
- the TACC1 gene encoding transforming acidic coiled-coil-containing protein 1 isoform X17 translates to MTEGSMGVTLEPSTEANLKAGNSCPEPVPSRRSKLRKPKPVPLRKKAIGGEFSDTDAAAEGTPLPKASYHFSPEELDENTSPSSLGGAMFQKSPPDLKETPGTLSSDTNDSGVELGEESRSLPLKLEFDFTEDMGNIEARKALPRKLGRKPGSKLIPKMQKDGISKSAGLEQPTDPVARDGPLSQTSSKLDPSQWENASFNPFGSHSILQNSPSLSSEGSYHFYPDNFDESVDPFKPTTTLTSSDFCSPTGNHVNEILESPKKAKSRLITTTEQVKFLCFLLSGCKVKKHETQSLALDACSQDEGAVISQISDISNRDGHATDEEKLASTSCGQKSAGAEVKGIEKETCQKMEEDGSTVLGLLESSAEKAVVSVSCGGESPLDGICLSESDKTAVLTLIREEIITKEIEANEWKKKYEETRQEVLEMRKIVAEYEKTIAQMIEDEQRTSMTSQKSFQQLTMEKEQALADLNSVERSLSDLFRRYENLKGVLEGFKKNEEALKKCAQDYLARVKQEEQRYQALKIHAEEKLDKANEEIAQVRTKAKAESAALHAGLRKEQMKVESLERALQQKNQEIEELTKICDELIAKLGKAD, encoded by the exons ATGACGGAAGGCAGCATGGGGGTCACCCTTGAGCCCTCCACAGAAGCCAATCTAAAAGCTGGCAACTCCTGTCCAGAGCCTGTGCCCAGCAGAAGAAGCAAGCTGAGAAAGCCCAAGCCTGTCCCCCTGAGGAAGAAAGCAATTGGAGGAGAGTTCTCAGACACCGACGCTGCTGCGGAGGGTACACCTCTCCCCAAAGCATCCTACCACTTCAGTCCTGAAGAGCTGGATGAGAACACAAGTCCTTCTTCGCTTGGAGGTGCCATGTTCCAGAAGTCTCCCCCTGACCTTAAAGAAACTCCCGGCACTCTCAGTAGTGACACAAACGACTCAGGGGTTGAGCTGGGGGAGGAGTCCAGGAGCTTACCTCTCAAGCTTGAgtttgatttcacagaagataTGGGAAACATAGAGGCCAGGAAAGCCCTTCCAAGGAAGCTTGGCAGGAAACCGGGTAGCAAACTGATTCCCAAGATGCAAAAAGATGGCATCAGTAAGTCAGCAGGTTTAGAACAGCCTACAGACCCAGTGGCACGTGACGGGCCTCTCTCCCAAACATCTTCCAAGCTAGATCCTAGTCAGTGGGAAAACGCCAGCTTCAACCCCTTTGGGAGCCACTCTATTCTGCAGAACTCCCCATCCCTTTCTTCTGAGGGTTCCTACCACTTTTACCCAGATAACTTTGACGAATCTGTGGATCCCTTTAAACCAACTACGACCTTAACAAGCAGTGACTTTTGTTCTCCCACTGGTAATCATGTTAATGAAATCTTAGAATCACCCAAGAAGGCAAAGTCGCGTTTAATAAC GACTACTGAACAAGTgaaatttctctgttttctgtt GAGTGGCTGTAAGGTGAAGAAGCATGAAACTCAGTCTCTCGCTTTGGATGCATGTTCCCAG GATGAAGGAGCAGTGATCTCCCAGATTTCAGACATTTCTAATAGGGATGGCCATGCTACCGATGAGGAGAAACTGGCATCCACGTCATGTGGTCAGAAATCAGCTGGGGCCGAGGTGAAAG GCATAGAGAAGGAGACGTGCCAGAAGATGGAAGAAGACGGGTCCACTGTGCTT GGGCTGCTGGAGTCCTCTGCAGAGAAGGCTGTTGTGTCAGTGTCCTGTGGAGGTGAGAGCCCCCTGGATGGGATCTGCCTCAGCGAATCAGACAAGACAGCCGTGCTCACCTTAATAAGAGAAGAG ATAATCACTAAAGAGATTGAAGCAAATGAATGGAAGAAGAAATATGAAGAGACCCGGCAAGAAGTTTTGGAGATGAG gaAAATTGTAGCTGAATATGAAAAGACTATTGCTCAAATGATTG AAGATGAACAAAGGACAAGTATGACCTCTCAGAAAAGCTTCCAGCAACTGACCATGGAGAAGGAACAGGCCCTGGCCGACCTTAACTCTGTGGAAAGGTCCCTTTCTGATCTCTTCAGGAGATATGAGAACCTGAAAGGTGTTCTGGAAGGGTTCAAGAAG AATGAAGAAGCCTTGAAGAAATGTGCTCAGGATTACTTAGCCAGAGTTAAACAAGAGGAGCAGCGATACCAGGCCCTGAAAATCCACGCAGAAGAAAAACTGGACAA AGCCAATGAGGAGATTGCGCAGGTTCGAACAAAGGCAAAGGCTGAGAGTGCAGCTCTCCATGCTGGACTCCGGAAAGAGCAGATGAAGGTGGAGTCCCTGGAAAGGGCCCTACAGCAGAAG AACCAAGAAATTGAAGAACTGACAAAAATCTGTGATGAGCTGATTGCAAAGCTGGGAAAGGCTGACTGA
- the TACC1 gene encoding transforming acidic coiled-coil-containing protein 1 isoform X19 has product MTEGSMGVTLEPSTEANLKAGNSCPEPVPSRRSKLRKPKPVPLRKKAIGGEFSDTDAAAEGTPLPKASYHFSPEELDENTSPSSLGGAMFQKSPPDLKETPGTLSSDTNDSGVELGEESRSLPLKLEFDFTEDMGNIEARKALPRKLGRKPGSKLIPKMQKDGISKSAGLEQPTDPVARDGPLSQTSSKLDPSQWENASFNPFGSHSILQNSPSLSSEGSYHFYPDNFDESVDPFKPTTTLTSSDFCSPTGNHVNEILESPKKAKSRLITSGCKVKKHETQSLALDACSQDEGAVISQISDISNRDGHATDEEKLASTSCGQKSAGAEVKGEPEEDLEYFECSNVPVSTINHAFSSSEAGIEKETCQKMEEDGSTVLGLLESSAEKAVVSVSCGGESPLDGICLSESDKTAVLTLIREEIITKEIEANEWKKKYEETRQEVLEMRKESYEP; this is encoded by the exons ATGACGGAAGGCAGCATGGGGGTCACCCTTGAGCCCTCCACAGAAGCCAATCTAAAAGCTGGCAACTCCTGTCCAGAGCCTGTGCCCAGCAGAAGAAGCAAGCTGAGAAAGCCCAAGCCTGTCCCCCTGAGGAAGAAAGCAATTGGAGGAGAGTTCTCAGACACCGACGCTGCTGCGGAGGGTACACCTCTCCCCAAAGCATCCTACCACTTCAGTCCTGAAGAGCTGGATGAGAACACAAGTCCTTCTTCGCTTGGAGGTGCCATGTTCCAGAAGTCTCCCCCTGACCTTAAAGAAACTCCCGGCACTCTCAGTAGTGACACAAACGACTCAGGGGTTGAGCTGGGGGAGGAGTCCAGGAGCTTACCTCTCAAGCTTGAgtttgatttcacagaagataTGGGAAACATAGAGGCCAGGAAAGCCCTTCCAAGGAAGCTTGGCAGGAAACCGGGTAGCAAACTGATTCCCAAGATGCAAAAAGATGGCATCAGTAAGTCAGCAGGTTTAGAACAGCCTACAGACCCAGTGGCACGTGACGGGCCTCTCTCCCAAACATCTTCCAAGCTAGATCCTAGTCAGTGGGAAAACGCCAGCTTCAACCCCTTTGGGAGCCACTCTATTCTGCAGAACTCCCCATCCCTTTCTTCTGAGGGTTCCTACCACTTTTACCCAGATAACTTTGACGAATCTGTGGATCCCTTTAAACCAACTACGACCTTAACAAGCAGTGACTTTTGTTCTCCCACTGGTAATCATGTTAATGAAATCTTAGAATCACCCAAGAAGGCAAAGTCGCGTTTAATAAC GAGTGGCTGTAAGGTGAAGAAGCATGAAACTCAGTCTCTCGCTTTGGATGCATGTTCCCAG GATGAAGGAGCAGTGATCTCCCAGATTTCAGACATTTCTAATAGGGATGGCCATGCTACCGATGAGGAGAAACTGGCATCCACGTCATGTGGTCAGAAATCAGCTGGGGCCGAGGTGAAAGGTGAGCCAGAGGAAGACCTGGAGTACTTTGAATGTTCCAATGTTCCCGTGTCTACCATAAATCATGCGTTTTCATCCTCAGAAGCAG GCATAGAGAAGGAGACGTGCCAGAAGATGGAAGAAGACGGGTCCACTGTGCTT GGGCTGCTGGAGTCCTCTGCAGAGAAGGCTGTTGTGTCAGTGTCCTGTGGAGGTGAGAGCCCCCTGGATGGGATCTGCCTCAGCGAATCAGACAAGACAGCCGTGCTCACCTTAATAAGAGAAGAG ATAATCACTAAAGAGATTGAAGCAAATGAATGGAAGAAGAAATATGAAGAGACCCGGCAAGAAGTTTTGGAGATGAG AAAAGAGAGTTATGAGCCATGA
- the TACC1 gene encoding transforming acidic coiled-coil-containing protein 1 isoform X20 → MTEGSMGVTLEPSTEANLKAGNSCPEPVPSRRSKLRKPKPVPLRKKAIGGEFSDTDAAAEGTPLPKASYHFSPEELDENTSPSSLGGAMFQKSPPDLKETPGTLSSDTNDSGVELGEESRSLPLKLEFDFTEDMGNIEARKALPRKLGRKPGSKLIPKMQKDGISKSAGLEQPTDPVARDGPLSQTSSKLDPSQWENASFNPFGSHSILQNSPSLSSEGSYHFYPDNFDESVDPFKPTTTLTSSDFCSPTGNHVNEILESPKKAKSRLITSGCKVKKHETQSLALDACSQDEGAVISQISDISNRDGHATDEEKLASTSCGQKSAGAEVKGIEKETCQKMEEDGSTVLGLLESSAEKAVVSVSCGGESPLDGICLSESDKTAVLTLIREEIITKEIEANEWKKKYEETRQEVLEMRKESYEP, encoded by the exons ATGACGGAAGGCAGCATGGGGGTCACCCTTGAGCCCTCCACAGAAGCCAATCTAAAAGCTGGCAACTCCTGTCCAGAGCCTGTGCCCAGCAGAAGAAGCAAGCTGAGAAAGCCCAAGCCTGTCCCCCTGAGGAAGAAAGCAATTGGAGGAGAGTTCTCAGACACCGACGCTGCTGCGGAGGGTACACCTCTCCCCAAAGCATCCTACCACTTCAGTCCTGAAGAGCTGGATGAGAACACAAGTCCTTCTTCGCTTGGAGGTGCCATGTTCCAGAAGTCTCCCCCTGACCTTAAAGAAACTCCCGGCACTCTCAGTAGTGACACAAACGACTCAGGGGTTGAGCTGGGGGAGGAGTCCAGGAGCTTACCTCTCAAGCTTGAgtttgatttcacagaagataTGGGAAACATAGAGGCCAGGAAAGCCCTTCCAAGGAAGCTTGGCAGGAAACCGGGTAGCAAACTGATTCCCAAGATGCAAAAAGATGGCATCAGTAAGTCAGCAGGTTTAGAACAGCCTACAGACCCAGTGGCACGTGACGGGCCTCTCTCCCAAACATCTTCCAAGCTAGATCCTAGTCAGTGGGAAAACGCCAGCTTCAACCCCTTTGGGAGCCACTCTATTCTGCAGAACTCCCCATCCCTTTCTTCTGAGGGTTCCTACCACTTTTACCCAGATAACTTTGACGAATCTGTGGATCCCTTTAAACCAACTACGACCTTAACAAGCAGTGACTTTTGTTCTCCCACTGGTAATCATGTTAATGAAATCTTAGAATCACCCAAGAAGGCAAAGTCGCGTTTAATAAC GAGTGGCTGTAAGGTGAAGAAGCATGAAACTCAGTCTCTCGCTTTGGATGCATGTTCCCAG GATGAAGGAGCAGTGATCTCCCAGATTTCAGACATTTCTAATAGGGATGGCCATGCTACCGATGAGGAGAAACTGGCATCCACGTCATGTGGTCAGAAATCAGCTGGGGCCGAGGTGAAAG GCATAGAGAAGGAGACGTGCCAGAAGATGGAAGAAGACGGGTCCACTGTGCTT GGGCTGCTGGAGTCCTCTGCAGAGAAGGCTGTTGTGTCAGTGTCCTGTGGAGGTGAGAGCCCCCTGGATGGGATCTGCCTCAGCGAATCAGACAAGACAGCCGTGCTCACCTTAATAAGAGAAGAG ATAATCACTAAAGAGATTGAAGCAAATGAATGGAAGAAGAAATATGAAGAGACCCGGCAAGAAGTTTTGGAGATGAG AAAAGAGAGTTATGAGCCATGA
- the TACC1 gene encoding transforming acidic coiled-coil-containing protein 1 isoform X26 has protein sequence MGGSHSQTPRGREPAGERHPRPTETASGCKVKKHETQSLALDACSQDEGAVISQISDISNRDGHATDEEKLASTSCGQKSAGAEVKGIEKETCQKMEEDGSTVLGLLESSAEKAVVSVSCGGESPLDGICLSESDKTAVLTLIREEIITKEIEANEWKKKYEETRQEVLEMRKIVAEYEKTIAQMIEDEQRTSMTSQKSFQQLTMEKEQALADLNSVERSLSDLFRRYENLKGVLEGFKKNEEALKKCAQDYLARVKQEEQRYQALKIHAEEKLDKANEEIAQVRTKAKAESAALHAGLRKEQMKVESLERALQQKNQEIEELTKICDELIAKLGKAD, from the exons GAGTGGCTGTAAGGTGAAGAAGCATGAAACTCAGTCTCTCGCTTTGGATGCATGTTCCCAG GATGAAGGAGCAGTGATCTCCCAGATTTCAGACATTTCTAATAGGGATGGCCATGCTACCGATGAGGAGAAACTGGCATCCACGTCATGTGGTCAGAAATCAGCTGGGGCCGAGGTGAAAG GCATAGAGAAGGAGACGTGCCAGAAGATGGAAGAAGACGGGTCCACTGTGCTT GGGCTGCTGGAGTCCTCTGCAGAGAAGGCTGTTGTGTCAGTGTCCTGTGGAGGTGAGAGCCCCCTGGATGGGATCTGCCTCAGCGAATCAGACAAGACAGCCGTGCTCACCTTAATAAGAGAAGAG ATAATCACTAAAGAGATTGAAGCAAATGAATGGAAGAAGAAATATGAAGAGACCCGGCAAGAAGTTTTGGAGATGAG gaAAATTGTAGCTGAATATGAAAAGACTATTGCTCAAATGATTG AAGATGAACAAAGGACAAGTATGACCTCTCAGAAAAGCTTCCAGCAACTGACCATGGAGAAGGAACAGGCCCTGGCCGACCTTAACTCTGTGGAAAGGTCCCTTTCTGATCTCTTCAGGAGATATGAGAACCTGAAAGGTGTTCTGGAAGGGTTCAAGAAG AATGAAGAAGCCTTGAAGAAATGTGCTCAGGATTACTTAGCCAGAGTTAAACAAGAGGAGCAGCGATACCAGGCCCTGAAAATCCACGCAGAAGAAAAACTGGACAA AGCCAATGAGGAGATTGCGCAGGTTCGAACAAAGGCAAAGGCTGAGAGTGCAGCTCTCCATGCTGGACTCCGGAAAGAGCAGATGAAGGTGGAGTCCCTGGAAAGGGCCCTACAGCAGAAG AACCAAGAAATTGAAGAACTGACAAAAATCTGTGATGAGCTGATTGCAAAGCTGGGAAAGGCTGACTGA
- the TACC1 gene encoding transforming acidic coiled-coil-containing protein 1 isoform X24 — MGGSHSQTPRGREPAGERHPRPTETASGCKVKKHETQSLALDACSQDEGAVISQISDISNRDGHATDEEKLASTSCGQKSAGAEVKGEPEEDLEYFECSNVPVSTINHAFSSSEAGIEKETCQKMEEDGSTVLGLLESSAEKAVVSVSCGGESPLDGICLSESDKTAVLTLIREEIITKEIEANEWKKKYEETRQEVLEMRKIVAEYEKTIAQMIEDEQRTSMTSQKSFQQLTMEKEQALADLNSVERSLSDLFRRYENLKGVLEGFKKNEEALKKCAQDYLARVKQEEQRYQALKIHAEEKLDKANEEIAQVRTKAKAESAALHAGLRKEQMKVESLERALQQKNQEIEELTKICDELIAKLGKAD; from the exons GAGTGGCTGTAAGGTGAAGAAGCATGAAACTCAGTCTCTCGCTTTGGATGCATGTTCCCAG GATGAAGGAGCAGTGATCTCCCAGATTTCAGACATTTCTAATAGGGATGGCCATGCTACCGATGAGGAGAAACTGGCATCCACGTCATGTGGTCAGAAATCAGCTGGGGCCGAGGTGAAAGGTGAGCCAGAGGAAGACCTGGAGTACTTTGAATGTTCCAATGTTCCCGTGTCTACCATAAATCATGCGTTTTCATCCTCAGAAGCAG GCATAGAGAAGGAGACGTGCCAGAAGATGGAAGAAGACGGGTCCACTGTGCTT GGGCTGCTGGAGTCCTCTGCAGAGAAGGCTGTTGTGTCAGTGTCCTGTGGAGGTGAGAGCCCCCTGGATGGGATCTGCCTCAGCGAATCAGACAAGACAGCCGTGCTCACCTTAATAAGAGAAGAG ATAATCACTAAAGAGATTGAAGCAAATGAATGGAAGAAGAAATATGAAGAGACCCGGCAAGAAGTTTTGGAGATGAG gaAAATTGTAGCTGAATATGAAAAGACTATTGCTCAAATGATTG AAGATGAACAAAGGACAAGTATGACCTCTCAGAAAAGCTTCCAGCAACTGACCATGGAGAAGGAACAGGCCCTGGCCGACCTTAACTCTGTGGAAAGGTCCCTTTCTGATCTCTTCAGGAGATATGAGAACCTGAAAGGTGTTCTGGAAGGGTTCAAGAAG AATGAAGAAGCCTTGAAGAAATGTGCTCAGGATTACTTAGCCAGAGTTAAACAAGAGGAGCAGCGATACCAGGCCCTGAAAATCCACGCAGAAGAAAAACTGGACAA AGCCAATGAGGAGATTGCGCAGGTTCGAACAAAGGCAAAGGCTGAGAGTGCAGCTCTCCATGCTGGACTCCGGAAAGAGCAGATGAAGGTGGAGTCCCTGGAAAGGGCCCTACAGCAGAAG AACCAAGAAATTGAAGAACTGACAAAAATCTGTGATGAGCTGATTGCAAAGCTGGGAAAGGCTGACTGA